From the genome of bacterium, one region includes:
- the sucD gene encoding succinate--CoA ligase subunit alpha encodes MSILLTKNTKIIVQGITGSEGSFHTQQMLDYKTNVVGGVTPGKGGTKALDSVPVFNTVRDAVALTGANASIIFVPPPFAADAMLEAIDAGVELIVAITEGVPVRDMVTVKHALAGSNSRLIGPNCPGLITPGVGKMGIMPAFIHLAGRCGLISRSGTLTYEAVKQLTDRGIGQSTCVGIGGDPVPGTNFLDALKLFNADPETDAVVMIGEIGGSAEEEAAEYIQSEFKKPVVGFIAGQTAPPGRRMGHAGAIIAGGKGTAKEKVAAMTRAGIHVSNSPADIGATMAKILGK; translated from the coding sequence ATGTCTATCCTACTGACCAAGAATACCAAGATCATCGTCCAGGGAATCACCGGGTCTGAAGGTTCGTTTCACACTCAGCAGATGCTGGACTACAAAACAAACGTCGTCGGTGGTGTGACTCCCGGCAAGGGTGGCACCAAGGCGCTGGACAGCGTGCCCGTGTTCAACACGGTACGCGATGCCGTTGCGCTGACCGGCGCGAATGCTTCAATTATTTTCGTCCCGCCGCCGTTTGCCGCTGATGCAATGCTTGAGGCCATTGACGCTGGTGTGGAGTTGATCGTGGCGATCACCGAAGGCGTACCGGTTCGGGATATGGTAACTGTAAAGCATGCGCTGGCGGGATCGAATTCGCGTCTGATTGGCCCGAATTGTCCGGGCTTGATTACGCCGGGGGTCGGCAAGATGGGAATCATGCCCGCGTTTATTCATCTGGCCGGGCGCTGCGGTCTGATAAGCCGGAGCGGAACGTTGACCTACGAGGCCGTGAAACAGTTGACGGATCGCGGCATTGGTCAATCTACATGCGTGGGCATAGGCGGTGATCCGGTGCCAGGCACGAATTTCCTCGACGCACTGAAGCTCTTTAACGCCGACCCGGAAACGGATGCGGTGGTGATGATCGGCGAAATCGGCGGATCGGCTGAAGAAGAGGCCGCCGAGTATATCCAGAGTGAGTTCAAGAAGCCGGTGGTTGGTTTCATCGCCGGACAAACCGCGCCGCCGGGCCGCCGGATGGGCCATGCGGGCGCAATTATCGCGGGTGGCAAGGGCACGGCGAAAGAGAAAGTGGCGGCCATGACACGGGCGGGTATTCATGTGTCGAATTCCCCTGCGGACATTGGCGCGACGATGGCAAAGATCTTAGGCAAATAG